AATTCCAGGTGAAGATTCAGCTCTTTGGTGCAGACCCATCACCTGGATCATTAGTTTCTGACTCTTCTTGCAGTGATCGGGGACTCCACTGATGAAGTAGAAGAGTCCGGGCCTATCAAGATTGATGACAGTGTTTCCATCGTCAAAGGAAGAGATGGGTTTGTTTATGTTGCAGTGATAGTAATCCCATTTCTCCACCACAAGGACTGAATCATTCTGATATTCAAATGCTGCAGTAGAGAGAATGTTACGATAGCTAAGCATTAGAAACTTAATAGTCAATAGCATGAATGTGTAAAAGAAGCTAAAAATGAAAATCCATGCACGAACAAATGCATTAGAAACTCACAAAGGGAGTCTCCAACATGAAACCTTTTACTGGTAGCCCACTGGGTATACACCTCAGTGTTATTAGCACCAGGC
The sequence above is drawn from the Gossypium hirsutum isolate 1008001.06 chromosome A05, Gossypium_hirsutum_v2.1, whole genome shotgun sequence genome and encodes:
- the LOC121229359 gene encoding mavicyanin, yielding MEHLRGFIFCICFFILAAMNGSVEASKQFKVGDHIGWQQPGANNTEVYTQWATSKRFHVGDSLSFEYQNDSVLVVEKWDYYHCNINKPISSFDDGNTVINLDRPGLFYFISGVPDHCKKSQKLMIQVMGLHQRAESSPGIPSTPEVGLAPGPHPSSSGIVVTVTLTSVFLALILTVVTMV